One window from the genome of Cyanobacteriota bacterium encodes:
- a CDS encoding single-stranded-DNA-specific exonuclease RecJ: MLPNQRWQIAPAQPERAAELAHITQLSPLITQVLLNRGLQTSEQMQAFLDPDSDALPSPLEAFSDLATSLELLQQAIVLRHKIAICGDY; this comes from the coding sequence ATGTTGCCGAATCAACGCTGGCAAATTGCACCCGCTCAACCAGAGCGAGCTGCTGAGCTTGCCCACATCACCCAACTTTCACCCTTAATTACTCAGGTGCTGCTCAATCGAGGGTTACAGACCTCTGAACAGATGCAAGCATTTTTGGATCCAGATTCAGACGCATTGCCGTCACCGCTGGAAGCGTTTTCTGATCTGGCGACTAGCTTGGAGTTACTGCAACAGGCGATCGTGCTCCGCCACAAAATTGCTATCTGTGGTGACTATG